A stretch of the Thermus thermophilus genome encodes the following:
- the mreD gene encoding rod shape-determining protein MreD, whose amino-acid sequence MALVYLVLLLFLSGLLQVLLPEGGPAPDLFLVYALWLAASRPPLLGLALAFLVGLLQDLLGFGLLGLHAVGLLLAAYAYYGAARYLDLRSPAGALAAFALAFLGKWFGYFLVAYWLRLDLPALLPWLPLGEGLLSLAFFWPLRPKAREVQTVGK is encoded by the coding sequence GTGGCCTTGGTCTACCTGGTCCTCCTCCTCTTCCTTTCGGGCCTCCTCCAGGTCCTCCTCCCCGAGGGCGGGCCCGCCCCGGACCTCTTCCTGGTCTACGCCCTCTGGCTTGCCGCCTCGAGGCCTCCCCTCCTCGGCCTCGCCCTGGCCTTCCTCGTGGGGCTCCTCCAAGACCTTTTGGGCTTCGGCCTCCTCGGCCTGCACGCCGTGGGCCTCCTCCTCGCCGCCTACGCCTACTACGGGGCGGCCCGCTATCTAGACCTGAGAAGCCCCGCCGGAGCCCTCGCCGCCTTCGCCCTGGCCTTCCTCGGAAAGTGGTTCGGCTACTTCCTCGTGGCCTACTGGCTCCGCCTGGACCTGCCCGCCCTCCTCCCTTGGCTTCCCCTCGGGGAGGGCCTCCTCTCCCTGGCCTTCTTCTGGCCCCTTAGGCCCAAGGCGCGGGAGGTGCAAACAGTTGGGAAATAG
- the mreC gene encoding rod shape-determining protein MreC yields the protein MREHLLPRFLFALLLALGLALAALTRPLAPGFALSFSPLTAFPLHFGHRLGQNLRAAWSALSERQDLLAENQRLKEEVARLTTENARLRLEVARLARALEVKAGQAPGVVAVAPVVAEDASGLYRRLVLGLGSQDGLRPGMPVTAPQGLVGLVVEVEAHRALVRTLLDPESRVGVRVGERPGRGVARGAPPGLLVAEFPPTVAVAPGDLLLTGATLGLFPDGIPVGRVERVERAQGGLKVRAWARPLVDLSLLEEVVVLRPL from the coding sequence GTGAGGGAGCACCTCCTCCCCCGCTTCCTCTTCGCCCTCCTCCTCGCCCTGGGCCTCGCCCTCGCCGCCCTCACCCGCCCCCTGGCCCCGGGCTTCGCCCTCTCCTTCTCCCCCCTCACCGCGTTTCCCCTCCACTTCGGCCACCGCCTGGGCCAAAACCTCCGGGCCGCCTGGAGCGCCCTCTCCGAGCGGCAGGACCTCCTGGCGGAGAACCAAAGGCTCAAGGAGGAGGTGGCCCGCCTCACCACGGAAAACGCCCGGCTCCGGCTGGAGGTGGCCCGGCTCGCCCGGGCCCTGGAGGTGAAGGCGGGCCAGGCCCCCGGGGTGGTGGCCGTGGCCCCCGTGGTGGCCGAGGACGCCTCCGGCCTCTACCGCAGGCTGGTCCTCGGCCTGGGAAGCCAGGACGGCCTCCGCCCCGGGATGCCCGTGACCGCCCCCCAGGGCCTCGTGGGCCTGGTGGTGGAGGTGGAGGCGCACCGCGCCCTGGTGCGCACCCTCTTGGACCCGGAAAGCCGGGTGGGGGTCCGGGTGGGGGAAAGGCCGGGCCGGGGCGTGGCCCGGGGCGCCCCCCCGGGGCTTCTCGTGGCCGAGTTTCCCCCCACGGTGGCGGTGGCGCCGGGGGACCTTCTCCTCACCGGGGCCACCTTGGGGCTCTTCCCGGACGGGATCCCCGTGGGCCGGGTGGAACGGGTGGAACGGGCCCAGGGCGGGCTCAAGGTGCGGGCCTGGGCCAGGCCCCTGGTGGACCTCTCCCTCCTGGAGGAGGTGGTGGTCCTGAGGCCCCTCTAG
- a CDS encoding Maf family protein gives MGSGKPPLILASGSPRRKALLEALGYPIRVAVPGVEEEDLPLPPKALAQALARRKGEAVQGEWVLAADTVVDLDGEVLGKPKDPEENRLFLRRLSGRPHLVHTAFYLRTPKEVVEEVHTAKVFFRPLSEEEIAWYVGSGEGLDKAGGYGAQGLGMALLERVEGDFYTVVGLPVSRVFALLWERGFRP, from the coding sequence TTGGGAAGCGGGAAGCCCCCTCTGATCCTGGCCTCGGGAAGCCCCAGGCGGAAAGCCCTCCTCGAGGCCCTCGGCTACCCCATCCGGGTCGCGGTCCCCGGGGTGGAGGAAGAGGACCTCCCCCTCCCCCCCAAGGCCCTGGCCCAGGCCCTGGCCCGGCGCAAGGGGGAGGCCGTGCAGGGGGAATGGGTCCTGGCCGCGGACACCGTGGTGGACCTGGACGGGGAGGTCCTGGGCAAGCCCAAGGACCCGGAGGAAAACCGCCTCTTCCTAAGGCGCCTCTCGGGCAGGCCCCACCTGGTGCACACCGCCTTTTACCTCCGCACCCCCAAGGAGGTGGTGGAGGAGGTGCACACGGCCAAGGTCTTCTTCCGGCCCCTTTCCGAGGAGGAGATCGCCTGGTACGTGGGAAGCGGCGAGGGCCTGGACAAGGCGGGGGGCTACGGGGCCCAGGGGCTCGGCATGGCCCTCCTGGAGCGGGTGGAGGGGGACTTCTACACCGTGGTGGGCCTCCCCGTCTCCCGGGTCTTCGCCCTCCTCTGGGAACGGGGGTTCAGGCCGTGA
- a CDS encoding phospholipase D-like domain-containing protein, with the protein MGTKRRRKEIAGLPGYLLLLVLLLVWLFQELRPGPAPPAEAGAAEVYFMPEEGPRAKARLLALMDGARESLEGAFYEFRDLEIAQGLLRAKARGVRVRLYGESDYREDFRRYLVAASLGQTQEPPRVPRAALRERVRPTSIDCEEVAGIPVCYDEREGFMHHKFLVVDGKAVWTGSTNMTWNAFARNNENSLLLPSPTLAQGYAREFEALFRGEKEGLGEPVAFALEGVEGVAYFSPRGGRLAREALLKRLSEAQREVLVAAFVLTDREVLEALLRARRRGAEVKVLLETRNLEASREEGLLEGGLEVRQDANPYTMHHKIMVLDGTYVVTGSYNFSARAYGVNNENLLVLKSPSLAERYRKEVLRLWEAGSPL; encoded by the coding sequence ATGGGTACTAAGCGCCGAAGGAAGGAGATCGCCGGGCTTCCCGGCTACCTCCTCCTCCTGGTCCTCCTCCTGGTCTGGCTCTTCCAGGAGCTCCGGCCGGGCCCCGCCCCGCCCGCCGAGGCGGGAGCGGCCGAGGTCTACTTCATGCCGGAGGAAGGGCCAAGGGCCAAGGCCCGCCTCCTCGCCCTCATGGACGGGGCCCGGGAAAGCCTGGAAGGGGCCTTCTACGAGTTCCGCGACCTGGAGATCGCCCAGGGCCTCCTCCGGGCCAAGGCGCGGGGGGTGAGGGTGCGGCTCTATGGGGAAAGCGACTACCGGGAGGACTTCCGCCGCTATCTGGTGGCGGCAAGCCTGGGCCAGACCCAAGAGCCCCCGAGGGTACCCCGGGCGGCCCTCCGGGAAAGGGTGCGCCCCACCTCCATAGACTGCGAGGAGGTGGCCGGCATCCCCGTCTGCTACGACGAGCGGGAAGGCTTCATGCACCACAAGTTCCTGGTGGTGGACGGGAAGGCCGTCTGGACGGGGAGCACCAACATGACCTGGAACGCCTTCGCCCGGAACAACGAGAACAGCCTCCTCCTCCCCTCCCCCACCCTGGCCCAGGGGTACGCCCGGGAGTTTGAGGCCCTCTTCAGGGGGGAGAAGGAAGGCCTGGGGGAGCCCGTGGCCTTCGCCCTGGAGGGGGTGGAGGGCGTGGCCTACTTCAGCCCAAGGGGCGGGAGGCTCGCCCGGGAAGCCCTCCTGAAGCGGCTTTCCGAGGCCCAAAGGGAGGTCTTGGTGGCGGCCTTCGTCCTCACGGACCGGGAGGTCCTCGAGGCCCTCCTTCGGGCCCGCCGCCGGGGCGCCGAGGTCAAGGTCCTCCTGGAGACCCGGAACCTGGAGGCGAGCCGGGAGGAGGGCCTCCTCGAGGGGGGCCTCGAGGTCCGCCAGGACGCCAACCCCTACACCATGCACCACAAGATCATGGTCCTGGACGGCACCTACGTGGTCACCGGGAGCTACAACTTCTCCGCCCGGGCCTACGGGGTGAACAACGAGAACCTCCTCGTGCTCAAAAGCCCAAGCCTGGCGGAGCGCTACCGGAAGGAGGTGCTAAGGCTTTGGGAAGCGGGAAGCCCCCTCTGA
- the deoC gene encoding deoxyribose-phosphate aldolase, with product MDLAAHIDHTLLKPTATPEEVAKAAEEALEYGFYGLCVPPSYVAWVRARYPYAPFRLVTVVGFPLGYQEKEVKAQEAALAFARGADEVDMVLHLGRAKAGDLDYLEAEVRAVREAVPKAVLKVILETGYFSPEEVAGLAEAAIRGGADFLKTSTGFGPRGASLEDVALLVRVAQGRARVKAAGGIRDRETALRMLRAGASRLGTSSGVALVRGEEGHGY from the coding sequence ATGGACCTGGCCGCCCACATTGACCACACCCTCCTCAAGCCCACCGCCACCCCGGAGGAGGTGGCGAAGGCGGCGGAGGAGGCCTTGGAGTACGGCTTCTATGGCCTCTGCGTCCCCCCTTCCTACGTGGCCTGGGTGAGGGCCCGCTACCCCTATGCGCCCTTTCGCCTGGTGACGGTGGTGGGCTTCCCCCTGGGCTACCAAGAGAAGGAGGTGAAGGCCCAGGAGGCCGCCCTCGCCTTCGCCCGGGGGGCGGACGAGGTGGACATGGTCCTCCACCTGGGCCGGGCCAAGGCGGGGGACCTGGACTACCTGGAGGCCGAGGTGCGGGCCGTGCGGGAGGCCGTCCCCAAGGCGGTGCTCAAGGTGATCCTGGAAACGGGGTACTTCTCCCCGGAGGAGGTGGCGGGCCTGGCGGAGGCGGCCATCCGGGGCGGGGCGGACTTCCTCAAGACCTCCACGGGCTTCGGCCCCCGGGGGGCGAGCCTCGAGGACGTGGCCCTTTTGGTCCGGGTGGCCCAGGGCCGGGCCCGGGTGAAGGCGGCAGGGGGCATCCGGGACCGGGAGACCGCCTTGAGGATGCTGAGGGCCGGGGCGAGCCGCCTTGGCACCTCCAGCGGGGTGGCCCTGGTGCGGGGCGAGGAGGGGCATGGGTACTAA
- the ychF gene encoding redox-regulated ATPase YchF produces MLAVGIVGLPNVGKSTLFNALTRAQALAANYPFATIDKNVGVVPLEDERLYALQRTFAKGERVPPVVPTHVEFVDIAGLVRGAHKGEGLGNQFLAHIREVAAIAHVLRCFPDPDVVHVMGRVDPLEDAEVVETELLLADLATLERRLERLRKEARADREKLPLLEAAEGLHAHLQEGRPARTFPPSEALGRFLKETPLLTAKPVIYVANVAEEDLPDGRGNPHVEAVRRKAEEEGAEVVVVSARLEAELAELPQEEAKELLSAYGLRESGLQRLARAGYRALGLLTFFTAGEKEVRAWTVRRGTKAPKAAGEIHSDMERGFIRAEVIPWDRLVEAGGWARAKERGWVRLEGKDYEVQDGDVIYVLFSA; encoded by the coding sequence ATGCTTGCCGTAGGAATCGTAGGTCTACCCAACGTGGGCAAGTCCACCCTCTTCAACGCCCTCACCCGGGCCCAGGCCCTCGCCGCCAACTACCCCTTCGCCACCATAGACAAGAACGTGGGGGTGGTGCCCCTGGAGGACGAGAGGCTTTACGCCCTCCAGAGGACCTTCGCCAAGGGGGAGAGGGTTCCGCCCGTGGTGCCCACCCACGTGGAGTTCGTGGACATCGCCGGGCTCGTCAGGGGGGCCCACAAGGGCGAGGGGCTCGGCAACCAGTTCCTGGCCCACATCCGCGAGGTGGCGGCCATCGCCCACGTCCTCCGTTGCTTCCCCGACCCCGACGTGGTCCACGTCATGGGCCGGGTGGACCCCTTGGAGGACGCCGAGGTGGTGGAGACGGAGCTCCTCCTCGCCGACCTCGCCACCCTGGAAAGGCGGCTTGAGCGCCTAAGAAAGGAGGCCAGGGCCGACCGGGAGAAGCTTCCCCTCTTGGAGGCGGCGGAAGGCCTCCACGCCCACCTCCAGGAAGGCAGGCCCGCACGCACCTTCCCCCCTTCCGAGGCCCTCGGCCGTTTCCTCAAGGAGACCCCCCTCCTCACCGCCAAGCCCGTGATCTACGTGGCCAACGTGGCCGAGGAGGACCTGCCCGACGGCCGGGGAAACCCCCACGTGGAGGCGGTGCGGCGGAAGGCGGAGGAAGAGGGGGCCGAGGTGGTGGTGGTCTCCGCCAGGCTCGAGGCCGAGCTCGCCGAGCTTCCCCAGGAGGAGGCCAAGGAGCTCCTTTCGGCCTACGGCCTCCGGGAAAGCGGCCTCCAGCGCCTCGCCCGGGCGGGCTACCGCGCCCTAGGCCTCCTCACCTTCTTCACCGCCGGGGAGAAGGAGGTGCGGGCCTGGACCGTGCGCCGGGGCACCAAGGCCCCCAAGGCCGCCGGGGAGATCCACTCCGACATGGAGCGGGGCTTCATCCGGGCCGAGGTCATCCCCTGGGACAGGCTGGTGGAGGCCGGGGGGTGGGCGAGGGCCAAGGAGCGGGGCTGGGTGCGCCTCGAGGGCAAGGACTACGAGGTCCAGGACGGGGATGTGATCTACGTCCTGTTCAGCGCCTAG
- a CDS encoding response regulator — MAASFDGLLLVSPHEPLWVYAELALEPKGLPVRYFASAKEALFWLRDHTPKAILLDTDLDVDPFAAASRIRHVRRLKEVPIAVLIPPSERLRTTAEVVRVQAMEKPLTREKLYRFLGLA; from the coding sequence GTGGCCGCCTCCTTTGACGGCCTCCTCCTGGTGAGCCCCCACGAGCCCCTTTGGGTCTACGCGGAGCTTGCCCTGGAGCCCAAGGGGCTTCCCGTCCGCTACTTCGCCTCGGCCAAGGAGGCCCTCTTCTGGTTGCGCGACCACACCCCGAAGGCCATCCTCCTGGACACCGATTTGGACGTGGACCCCTTCGCCGCCGCAAGCCGCATCCGCCACGTGAGGAGGCTCAAGGAGGTGCCCATCGCCGTCCTCATCCCCCCTTCGGAAAGGCTCCGCACCACGGCGGAGGTCGTCCGGGTCCAGGCCATGGAGAAGCCCCTGACCCGTGAGAAGCTCTACCGCTTTTTGGGCCTGGCGTAA
- a CDS encoding transglycosylase domain-containing protein has translation MAVRLVRLLLWGLLGAVLGGAVALGYLAYAYTRDLPDLSAFERLRLTATTTLYARDGSTLALLASVEDGRAINRSLVRLSGVSPAALAAIVFSEDRRFYSHYGVDPVRLLGALYAVLTGDLQGGSTITTQVIKNTLLKELAQARTLERKVKEWVLALELERRYTKAEILEMYLNVVPWGGNAVGIRAAAEAYFGKDPAALTLAEGLYLASLIPAPNARYQDLEGVRRRMRRVLDEMVREGWITEALAEQAWKEPLKPRGWEVRYDEEGNLLEARLVDPEARILRSVDYRLAPHFVLEVRRFLEERFGKEKVYGEGGLRVYTTLDPRMQEAAEKAARAARLPEGADLALVGLDPETGEVLAMVGGVRRENDEYNRATRALRNPGSAVKPFVYATALEAGWTQATLVPDRPMEFKDPSQPGGVWRPKNFSGTFLNREITVRYALDLSLNLPAVYTAQAVGLDRVAAKLAQAGFAVRYAVPAIAIGGASITPLDLAAAYAAFVNGGYRVAPLLVLRVEDQAGRVLYQAAPRRTRLFSPEVAYQGWDLLKGYVYDLGEKGLAKGARIPGRVVGGKTGTTNEARDLWFAGVTRGLSAVVWVGRDDNRPLRMGGREPSSSVVNPPIWRDFVAEALKGRPGGDFPPPSGLVPVRVDLETGLPSEKGVVVYVPEGKVPSRGPREEGSTLPLPLLTPPGGGL, from the coding sequence GTGGCCGTGCGGCTTGTGCGGCTACTCCTCTGGGGCCTTTTGGGGGCGGTTTTGGGCGGGGCGGTGGCCTTGGGCTACTTGGCCTACGCCTACACCCGGGACCTGCCCGACCTCTCCGCCTTTGAGAGGCTCCGGCTCACCGCCACCACCACCCTCTACGCCCGGGACGGCTCCACCCTCGCCCTCCTCGCCAGCGTGGAGGACGGGCGGGCCATCAACCGGAGCCTGGTCCGCCTCTCCGGGGTCTCGCCCGCAGCCCTTGCCGCCATCGTCTTCTCCGAGGACCGGCGCTTCTACAGCCACTACGGCGTGGATCCCGTGCGCCTTCTCGGGGCCCTGTACGCGGTGCTCACCGGGGACCTCCAGGGGGGGAGCACCATCACCACCCAGGTCATCAAGAACACCCTTCTCAAGGAGCTCGCCCAGGCCCGCACCCTGGAGCGCAAGGTGAAGGAGTGGGTCCTGGCCCTGGAACTGGAGCGGCGCTACACCAAGGCGGAGATCCTGGAGATGTACCTCAACGTGGTCCCCTGGGGGGGGAACGCCGTGGGCATCCGCGCCGCCGCCGAGGCCTACTTCGGCAAGGACCCCGCGGCCTTGACCCTCGCCGAGGGGCTCTACCTGGCGAGCCTCATCCCCGCGCCCAACGCCCGCTACCAGGACCTCGAGGGGGTGCGCCGCCGCATGCGCCGGGTCCTGGACGAGATGGTCCGGGAGGGCTGGATCACGGAGGCCCTGGCGGAGCAGGCTTGGAAGGAGCCGCTTAAGCCCCGGGGCTGGGAGGTGCGCTACGACGAGGAGGGCAACCTTCTGGAGGCCCGCCTGGTGGACCCGGAGGCCCGCATCCTCCGCTCCGTGGATTACCGCCTCGCCCCCCACTTTGTCCTCGAGGTCCGGCGCTTCCTGGAGGAGCGCTTCGGCAAGGAGAAGGTCTACGGGGAGGGGGGGCTTAGGGTCTACACCACCCTGGACCCCAGGATGCAGGAGGCCGCGGAGAAGGCGGCCCGGGCGGCCCGGCTTCCCGAGGGGGCGGACCTCGCCCTCGTGGGCCTGGACCCGGAGACGGGGGAGGTCTTGGCCATGGTGGGCGGGGTGCGCCGGGAGAACGACGAGTACAACCGGGCGACCCGGGCCTTGAGAAACCCGGGGAGCGCGGTCAAGCCCTTCGTCTACGCCACCGCCTTGGAGGCGGGCTGGACCCAGGCCACCTTGGTGCCCGACCGGCCCATGGAGTTCAAGGACCCGAGCCAGCCCGGGGGCGTCTGGCGGCCCAAGAACTTTTCCGGTACCTTCCTGAACCGGGAGATCACGGTGCGCTACGCCCTGGACCTCTCCCTCAACCTCCCCGCCGTCTACACCGCCCAGGCGGTGGGCCTGGACCGGGTGGCGGCGAAGCTCGCCCAGGCGGGGTTCGCGGTGCGCTACGCCGTCCCCGCCATCGCCATCGGGGGGGCCTCCATCACCCCTTTGGACCTGGCCGCGGCCTACGCCGCCTTCGTCAACGGCGGCTACCGGGTGGCCCCCCTCCTGGTCCTGCGGGTGGAGGACCAGGCGGGCCGGGTCCTGTACCAGGCCGCCCCCCGCAGGACCCGGCTCTTCAGCCCGGAGGTGGCCTACCAGGGCTGGGACCTCCTCAAGGGGTACGTCTACGACCTGGGGGAGAAGGGCCTCGCCAAGGGGGCCAGGATCCCGGGACGGGTGGTGGGGGGCAAGACGGGCACCACCAACGAGGCCCGGGACCTCTGGTTCGCCGGGGTGACCCGGGGGCTTTCCGCCGTGGTTTGGGTGGGGCGGGACGACAACCGGCCCCTCAGGATGGGGGGGAGGGAGCCCAGCAGCTCCGTGGTCAACCCCCCCATCTGGCGGGACTTCGTGGCCGAGGCCCTCAAGGGGCGCCCCGGGGGCGACTTCCCTCCCCCTTCGGGGCTTGTGCCCGTGCGGGTGGACCTGGAGACCGGCCTGCCGAGCGAAAAGGGAGTGGTGGTCTACGTGCCCGAGGGCAAGGTGCCCTCGAGGGGGCCTCGGGAGGAAGGCTCCACCTTGCCCCTCCCCCTCCTCACGCCCCCGGGGGGCGGGCTTTAG
- a CDS encoding RNA methyltransferase: protein MERVRIVLVEPQEPMNLGAVARAMRNFGLSRLYVVNPPPRVGPPWAKEAYWLAVHAEEVLEKAQVAGSLLEALRGAQLVVATTGRPREVYPAPVAPAWEVADRVAAFPGEVALVFGRETFGLTNEELELAHLIGYIPTAPEQPSLNLAQAVVVFAYELFKRQGKGVGLKEGGEPAPVEALEAFFQDLGRYILEIGFTDERRFPYAMRRLRRIFHKAGLTLGEVQMLRGLLHQSRFAQRRKDVDGA, encoded by the coding sequence GTGGAGCGGGTGAGGATCGTCCTGGTGGAGCCCCAGGAGCCGATGAACCTGGGGGCGGTGGCCCGGGCCATGCGGAACTTCGGGCTTTCCCGCCTTTACGTGGTCAACCCCCCGCCCCGGGTGGGCCCGCCCTGGGCCAAGGAGGCCTACTGGCTCGCCGTCCACGCCGAGGAGGTGCTGGAGAAGGCCCAGGTGGCGGGAAGCCTCCTGGAGGCCCTCCGGGGGGCGCAGCTCGTGGTGGCCACCACGGGCCGTCCCCGGGAGGTCTATCCGGCCCCCGTCGCCCCGGCCTGGGAGGTGGCGGACCGGGTGGCGGCCTTCCCGGGGGAGGTGGCCTTGGTCTTCGGGCGGGAGACCTTCGGCCTCACCAACGAGGAGCTGGAGCTCGCCCACCTCATCGGCTACATCCCCACGGCCCCGGAGCAGCCCTCCTTGAACCTCGCCCAGGCGGTGGTGGTCTTCGCCTACGAGCTCTTTAAGCGCCAGGGAAAGGGGGTGGGCCTTAAGGAGGGGGGCGAGCCCGCCCCGGTGGAGGCCCTCGAGGCCTTCTTCCAGGACCTGGGGCGGTACATCCTGGAGATCGGCTTCACCGACGAGCGCCGCTTTCCCTACGCCATGCGCCGCCTCCGGCGGATCTTCCACAAGGCCGGCCTCACCCTGGGGGAGGTCCAGATGCTCCGGGGCCTCCTCCACCAGAGCCGCTTCGCCCAGAGGAGAAAGGATGTTGACGGAGCATAG
- a CDS encoding sensor histidine kinase, translating into MTEHSLYRLVRLAQRLLPPLIALVVLAFELALSPFDHTSALFWLRLGFYGLVGPLVTYAVLEWIAQEVLEKARAERALEEANRRLLASERVFREALASENLEEAVLRIARGLEETLGYPVVLEAEGVRSGEGCGGRRVALPGLKGYLEACGDGTDQVFLEVLAHEVAGALQAVVARSRDLLTLFEVDQALKAEANLDRLLEGLLDRIRAWAGAEGGGVLLLDEEGFLLARVVQGLTLPPHPFLPEGAWKAALQGPVFVEKGVLALPLKAREPVGVLVLKGEDLSRRIPFLSFLASQVALAVRNAQAYLKAEELAINEERTRIAREIHDGLAQSLAFMALKLDLVERLWEKDKGAALGALAEVRETLRAQIREVRRSIFALRPIDLERYGFLESLRRYAQAFAEQAGFRVQLSLPDRVGLSQASELVLFRVLQEALTNAAKHARPTRVEVVLEPLGERGARLVVRDNGRGFAVPEAQGLGGFGLTQMRERVEARGGRFWVVSAPGRGTEVGAEVPY; encoded by the coding sequence TTGACGGAGCATAGCCTCTACCGCCTCGTCCGCCTGGCCCAAAGGCTTTTGCCCCCCCTCATCGCCCTGGTGGTCCTGGCCTTTGAGCTCGCCCTTTCCCCCTTTGACCACACCAGCGCCCTCTTCTGGCTCCGCCTGGGCTTCTACGGCCTCGTGGGGCCCCTGGTCACCTACGCGGTCCTGGAGTGGATCGCCCAGGAGGTCCTGGAGAAGGCCCGGGCCGAGCGGGCCCTGGAGGAGGCGAACCGGAGGCTCCTCGCCTCGGAGCGGGTCTTCCGCGAGGCCTTGGCGAGCGAGAACCTGGAGGAGGCGGTGCTGCGCATCGCCCGGGGCCTGGAGGAGACCCTGGGCTACCCCGTGGTCCTCGAGGCCGAGGGGGTGCGCTCGGGGGAGGGGTGCGGGGGCCGGCGGGTGGCCCTGCCCGGGCTTAAGGGGTACCTGGAGGCCTGCGGGGACGGGACGGACCAGGTCTTCCTGGAGGTTCTGGCCCACGAGGTGGCGGGGGCGCTCCAGGCGGTGGTGGCCCGGAGCCGCGACCTCCTCACCCTCTTTGAGGTGGACCAGGCCCTGAAGGCCGAGGCCAACCTGGACCGGCTTCTGGAGGGGCTTTTGGACCGGATCCGCGCCTGGGCGGGGGCCGAGGGGGGTGGGGTCCTCCTTTTGGACGAGGAGGGCTTCCTTCTGGCCCGGGTGGTCCAGGGGCTTACCCTTCCCCCCCACCCCTTCCTCCCCGAGGGGGCCTGGAAGGCGGCGCTCCAGGGCCCGGTCTTTGTGGAAAAGGGGGTCCTGGCCCTCCCCTTGAAGGCGCGGGAGCCCGTGGGGGTGCTCGTCCTCAAGGGCGAGGACCTCTCCCGGCGCATCCCCTTCCTCTCCTTCCTCGCCTCCCAGGTGGCCCTGGCGGTGCGGAACGCCCAGGCCTACCTGAAGGCGGAGGAGCTCGCCATCAACGAGGAGCGCACCCGCATCGCCCGGGAGATCCACGACGGCCTCGCCCAAAGCCTCGCCTTCATGGCCCTGAAGCTGGACCTGGTGGAGCGGCTTTGGGAGAAGGACAAAGGGGCGGCCCTTGGGGCCCTCGCCGAGGTGCGGGAGACCCTTAGGGCCCAGATCCGCGAGGTGCGCCGGAGCATCTTCGCCCTAAGGCCCATTGACCTGGAGCGCTACGGCTTTTTGGAGTCCTTGCGCCGCTACGCCCAGGCCTTCGCCGAGCAGGCGGGCTTTAGGGTCCAGCTTTCCCTTCCCGATCGGGTGGGCCTCTCCCAGGCGAGCGAGCTCGTCCTCTTCCGCGTCCTGCAGGAGGCCCTCACCAACGCCGCCAAGCACGCCAGGCCCACCCGGGTGGAGGTGGTGTTGGAGCCTTTGGGGGAGCGGGGGGCGAGGCTTGTCGTGCGGGACAACGGCCGGGGCTTCGCCGTCCCCGAGGCCCAGGGCCTGGGCGGGTTCGGCCTCACCCAGATGCGCGAAAGGGTGGAGGCCCGGGGCGGGCGGTTCTGGGTGGTCTCGGCGCCGGGGCGGGGGACGGAGGTGGGGGCGGAGGTGCCTTACTGA
- a CDS encoding low molecular weight protein-tyrosine-phosphatase, with the protein MDRPVRVLFVCLGNICRSPMAEGIFRKLLKERGLEGRFEVDSAGTGAWHVGEPMDPRARRVLEEEGAYFPHVARRLTREDVLAYDHILVMDRENLEEVLRRFPEARGKVRLVLEALGGGEVQDPYYGDLQDFREVYWTLEAALKAFLDRHGSPSPASEGRA; encoded by the coding sequence ATGGACCGGCCCGTGCGCGTCCTCTTCGTCTGCCTGGGAAACATCTGCCGTAGCCCCATGGCCGAGGGCATCTTCCGCAAGCTCCTGAAGGAGCGGGGCCTCGAGGGCCGCTTTGAGGTGGACTCGGCGGGCACCGGGGCCTGGCACGTGGGCGAGCCCATGGACCCCCGGGCGAGGCGGGTGTTGGAGGAGGAGGGGGCCTACTTCCCCCACGTGGCCCGGAGGCTCACCCGGGAGGACGTCCTGGCCTACGACCACATCCTGGTGATGGACCGGGAGAACCTGGAGGAGGTCCTGAGGCGCTTCCCCGAGGCCCGGGGCAAGGTGCGCCTGGTGCTGGAGGCGCTCGGCGGGGGTGAGGTCCAGGACCCCTACTACGGGGATCTGCAGGACTTCCGGGAGGTCTACTGGACCCTGGAGGCGGCCTTGAAGGCCTTCTTGGACCGGCATGGATCCCCTAGCCCTGCTTCGGAAGGCCGGGCTTGA